The DNA window CCGACCTGGTTCTTCACGTCGTGCGCCAGGTGCGACAGGGTGTAGCGCTGCGCTGCGCGACGCTCGTCGGTGACTTCCTCGTCACGGCCGGTGAACGAAACCGGCTGGAAGGAGAGGAAGGGAATAACCTTCGGGTTGTCGAGCGCGAACTTGACGATCTTGCCGACCTGCTCGTTGTTGATGCCGTTGACGATGGTGATGACGGGGATGATGTCCACGCCAGCCTTGTAAAGGTTCTCGATGGCGCGGAGCTTTACGTCGAACAGGTTGCCGACCTTACGGTGCGCGTTGGCGGCGTTGCCGATACCGTCGAACTGAAGATAGACGTAACGGAGTCCGGCTTCGGCGGCCTGCTGGGCGAACTCGACGCTCTTTGCGAACTCGATGCCGTTGGTCGCGGCCTGGACGGAGGTGTATCCGACCTTGCGGGCGTAACGGACGGCGTCGAGGAAGTAAGGCGAGAGCGTGGGCTCACCACCGGAGAACTGCACCGACATCTGGCGCTTCGGCTTAATGGTGATGGCGTTGTCGAGAAGCTGCTTGATTTCGGACCAGGAGAGTTCGTGAACGAAGCCGACCTGGTTGGCGTCCATGAAGCAGGGGTCGCACATCATGTTGCAGCGGTTGGTGAGGTCGATCGTAAGGACCGAACCGCGACCGTGCTTCACGGTGCTGGTGCCGTGGTTGTGGAGCTTCTCGTCGTTGTGGGCGCGGATGTCGCGTCCGGGGAAGACCTCTTCAAGGTGCTTGGTGAAGGCGGGGTCGATGGACATGATGTCCTCGAACTGTCCGTGCTCGGGGCACTCCTTCACCATCATGATCTTGCCGTCGCGCTCGATGATGGTGGCCTTGATTTCGCCGACCTTCTCGTTGCGGAGGACTTCCTGAGGGATCTTGCCGTCGAGAATCTGCTTGCGGACTGCGGGCACGCACTTGGGGCAGAGAGAGTCGGTGGTGCGCGGCCAGCCTAGCGGCGGCTTGGTCTTCTCATACGACTTGAGCAGCGGCTTGTCGGACCATGCTGGTGTGAAGGAGGGATTGGTTTTGCGGCGAGTGATGGCCGCGTATCCTACCCAACCTACCTTGGCAACCTGGGTCAGCGCCCACTCTACGTATTTAACCG is part of the Terriglobales bacterium genome and encodes:
- a CDS encoding radical SAM protein, whose amino-acid sequence is MHKPVKYVEWALTQVAKVGWVGYAAITRRKTNPSFTPAWSDKPLLKSYEKTKPPLGWPRTTDSLCPKCVPAVRKQILDGKIPQEVLRNEKVGEIKATIIERDGKIMMVKECPEHGQFEDIMSIDPAFTKHLEEVFPGRDIRAHNDEKLHNHGTSTVKHGRGSVLTIDLTNRCNMMCDPCFMDANQVGFVHELSWSEIKQLLDNAITIKPKRQMSVQFSGGEPTLSPYFLDAVRYARKVGYTSVQAATNGIEFAKSVEFAQQAAEAGLRYVYLQFDGIGNAANAHRKVGNLFDVKLRAIENLYKAGVDIIPVITIVNGINNEQVGKIVKFALDNPKVIPFLSFQPVSFTGRDEEVTDERRAAQRYTLSHLAHDVKNQVGIGEPARDWFPISFMSTFSDWSDVVHGPQKDWGQLSCGCHPNCGTGMAVMVDKETKEAKAITAFLDAVQLAKDTAFINDAGWTKNWSALGMALSLMRNYNAFETPRHFTIFEFLKKMDKTFGVTKKAQSGAYGKVSGDRTLEDIEKRRKDRWNVLMIAGMWFQDLFNYDFRRTEQCIIPYATVEGEISFCAYNTGIGWRNIVEKMHMTATLTKWYEEHGRHEIFAGGKRVAMAGGNERHLELLELKDELVTETEQTDLDNLGIAKNAREEKLRKRDAAQLKVIDPKEEARNREMMKLYKEVVLGEKQPEGFIPLTSLGAPSNGNGNGNGNGHKPTTVHEDEVAGVPGD